A single region of the Winslowiella toletana genome encodes:
- the ydfG gene encoding bifunctional NADP-dependent 3-hydroxy acid dehydrogenase/3-hydroxypropionate dehydrogenase YdfG, which translates to MIILVTGATAGFGQSIARRFIADGHKVIATGRRSGRLQTLKDELGDNLYTLQFDVRNRAGIEEALASLPVEWREIDVLVNNAGLALGIEPAHKASIEDWENMIDTNNKGLVYMTRAVLPAMVERNVGHIINIGSIAGSWPYAGGNVYGATKAFVRQFSLNLRTDLHGTALRVTDIEPGLVGGTEFSNVRFKGDDDKADKVYDGTTALTAEDVTEAVYWVATLPKHVNINTLEMMPVSQTLAGLKIHKP; encoded by the coding sequence CGCCGGTTTATTGCTGATGGTCACAAAGTGATCGCCACCGGCCGTCGTTCCGGGCGTTTACAAACGCTGAAAGATGAGTTGGGCGATAATCTCTACACCCTGCAATTCGACGTGCGCAATCGCGCCGGTATTGAAGAAGCGCTGGCAAGCTTACCGGTCGAATGGCGTGAAATTGATGTGCTGGTGAATAACGCCGGGCTGGCGTTGGGTATTGAACCGGCGCACAAAGCCAGTATTGAAGATTGGGAAAATATGATCGACACCAATAATAAAGGCCTGGTGTATATGACCCGCGCGGTGCTGCCAGCGATGGTAGAGCGTAATGTCGGTCATATCATCAATATTGGTTCGATTGCCGGTAGCTGGCCTTATGCTGGTGGCAATGTTTATGGTGCGACCAAAGCCTTTGTGCGTCAGTTCAGCCTTAATCTGCGCACCGACCTGCACGGCACTGCGCTGCGCGTAACGGATATCGAGCCGGGACTGGTTGGCGGCACCGAATTCTCCAACGTGCGCTTCAAGGGTGATGATGACAAAGCGGATAAGGTTTATGACGGCACCACCGCATTGACCGCTGAAGACGTCACCGAAGCGGTTTACTGGGTCGCGACGCTGCCAAAACATGTCAATATCAATACCTTAGAAATGATGCCAGTCAGCCAGACGCTGGCCGGTCTTAAAATCCATAAGCCTTAA
- a CDS encoding DUF1283 family protein yields the protein MKILHKRLFSALLPMTLLGSMLAFQPVALAKTDRVIIESGNNALSTEQARQDQQQWDDTRMLRKKVNTRVEKEFDKADRAFDTRDACDKSFNVNAYWEPNTLRCLDRRTGRPVAP from the coding sequence ATGAAAATTCTGCATAAACGCCTGTTTTCTGCCCTTCTGCCAATGACTTTGCTTGGCAGCATGCTGGCTTTCCAACCGGTCGCACTGGCGAAAACTGACCGTGTGATTATTGAGAGCGGGAATAATGCGCTCAGTACTGAGCAGGCGCGTCAGGACCAGCAACAGTGGGATGACACCCGCATGTTGCGCAAAAAGGTCAACACTCGCGTCGAGAAGGAGTTTGATAAAGCTGACCGCGCATTTGATACCCGTGATGCCTGTGACAAAAGTTTTAATGTGAATGCATACTGGGAACCTAATACCCTGCGCTGTCTTGATCGCCGCACCGGTCGTCCGGTTGCTCCATAA
- a CDS encoding YnfA family protein, which translates to MLKTSLLFFITAIAEIVGCFLPWLWLKKGGSVLLLIPAAVSLALFVWLLTLHPAASGRVYAAYGGVYVMTALLWLRWVNGVRLSGYDWLGAAVALSGMLIIVAGWSK; encoded by the coding sequence ATGCTTAAAACCTCTTTACTGTTTTTTATAACCGCAATTGCTGAAATCGTCGGCTGCTTTCTCCCGTGGTTGTGGTTAAAAAAGGGCGGTTCTGTACTGTTGCTGATCCCGGCGGCTGTTAGCCTGGCGCTTTTTGTCTGGTTACTGACCTTACATCCCGCGGCCAGTGGACGGGTCTATGCCGCTTACGGCGGCGTGTATGTGATGACGGCTCTGTTGTGGTTGCGCTGGGTCAATGGAGTACGTCTGAGCGGTTATGACTGGCTGGGTGCGGCGGTGGCATTGAGTGGAATGCTGATCATTGTTGCTGGCTGGAGCAAATAG
- a CDS encoding DUF1161 domain-containing protein: MKTSAMILTALCFAAPLAVQASCETVKADISQKIINNGVPESGFSLDIVPNDQADQAGGQVVGHCENDTQKIVYKRNGNNADVNVPSDAGTTQDAPAS; the protein is encoded by the coding sequence ATGAAAACGTCTGCGATGATCTTAACTGCGCTGTGCTTTGCCGCCCCACTGGCGGTTCAGGCTTCCTGTGAAACCGTTAAAGCCGATATCAGTCAAAAAATTATCAATAATGGAGTGCCTGAATCAGGCTTCTCTCTGGATATTGTCCCCAACGATCAGGCCGATCAAGCGGGTGGTCAGGTAGTTGGCCACTGTGAAAACGATACGCAAAAAATCGTTTATAAGCGCAATGGTAATAATGCCGATGTGAATGTGCCGTCCGATGCCGGTACCACTCAGGATGCGCCGGCAAGTTAA